One stretch of Comamonas testosteroni DNA includes these proteins:
- a CDS encoding transcriptional regulator, producing MKLSDYLNQLERGGKSAFARKIGAHASDLSDWMKGARPIPVRFCLVIERETGGMVGRQDCRPNDWQMYWPELGQQGQSTAMAEVANA from the coding sequence ATGAAGCTATCGGATTACCTCAATCAGCTCGAACGTGGTGGCAAGTCTGCTTTTGCCCGAAAGATTGGTGCGCACGCATCAGATCTCTCGGACTGGATGAAGGGCGCAAGACCGATACCAGTGCGCTTTTGCCTCGTGATCGAACGCGAGACTGGCGGTATGGTAGGTCGTCAAGACTGCCGTCCTAACGACTGGCAAATGTATTGGCCTGAGCTGGGACAGCAGGGCCAGTCGACTGCGATGGCTGAGGTCGCCAATGCTTGA
- a CDS encoding ATP-binding protein, translating into MNEMNRQPGIRSLSAAIQSGVHRPPLVKQAECDRHGPFQSLCHLGDIWLGCPACAAAEREAERLRDEQQRRAVRVQEWEARMGRAGIPERFRDRTLESYVVSHQGQQMALDFAQAYADDFVRVRKTGRSAIFMGNFGTGKTHLAVGIGLQVMREHKASVLFATAGRMVRMVKDSWARNSGVTESDVVAQMVFPDLLIVDEVGVQQGTEFERNVMFDVLNDRYEQRKPSLLLTNHTVEDLSSKYLGERVVDRLREDGGAVLKFSWDSGRPGMGVLAA; encoded by the coding sequence ATGAATGAAATGAATCGCCAACCCGGTATCCGCTCGCTGTCTGCTGCCATCCAGTCGGGTGTGCATCGTCCCCCGCTGGTGAAGCAGGCCGAATGCGATAGGCATGGCCCCTTCCAGTCGCTGTGCCATCTGGGCGACATCTGGCTGGGCTGCCCAGCATGCGCAGCGGCTGAGCGTGAGGCAGAGAGGCTGCGTGATGAGCAGCAGCGCCGCGCGGTGAGGGTGCAGGAGTGGGAGGCCAGGATGGGCCGCGCCGGTATCCCTGAGCGCTTTCGTGATCGCACGTTGGAGTCGTACGTGGTGAGCCATCAGGGTCAGCAGATGGCGTTGGACTTCGCCCAGGCGTACGCCGATGACTTTGTCAGGGTGCGCAAGACGGGACGCAGCGCGATCTTCATGGGCAATTTCGGCACTGGCAAGACGCACCTGGCCGTAGGCATTGGCCTGCAGGTGATGCGCGAGCACAAGGCCAGTGTGCTGTTTGCGACGGCGGGCCGCATGGTGCGCATGGTCAAGGACAGCTGGGCCCGCAACTCAGGCGTGACCGAGAGCGATGTGGTAGCGCAGATGGTGTTCCCGGATCTGCTGATCGTGGACGAGGTAGGCGTGCAGCAGGGTACGGAGTTCGAGCGCAATGTGATGTTCGACGTTCTCAATGATCGCTATGAGCAGCGCAAGCCCTCGCTGCTGCTGACCAATCACACGGTCGAGGATCTGAGCAGCAAGTACCTGGGGGAGCGCGTGGTGGATCGCCTGCGTGAGGATGGTGGTGCCGTGCTCAAGTTCTCTTGGGACAGCGGTCGCCCAGGTATGGGAGTGCTGGCGGCATGA
- a CDS encoding DUF1566 domain-containing protein, giving the protein MRTITLPALGSFITGQGGYLGAIIRGAAADGSLDYAVIVPEEEGAELKDVAWSEEYTTIEGASSKIDGAANTAAMAAAGLELAKHITSLELHGHKDWYLPSAGELRALSANVSDLFHFDDYYWSSTQYSRTSAWCQDFELGSSYDLGKVNELRARPVRQIPLSHFNA; this is encoded by the coding sequence ATGCGCACTATCACATTGCCCGCACTGGGCAGCTTTATCACTGGTCAAGGCGGCTATCTGGGCGCCATCATCCGTGGCGCAGCCGCCGACGGAAGCCTGGACTATGCAGTCATCGTCCCCGAGGAGGAAGGCGCAGAACTCAAGGATGTCGCCTGGTCTGAGGAGTACACCACCATTGAGGGCGCCAGCAGCAAGATTGATGGCGCAGCCAACACTGCCGCCATGGCTGCCGCTGGCCTGGAGCTTGCCAAGCACATCACCTCGCTGGAGCTGCACGGGCACAAGGATTGGTATCTGCCATCTGCAGGCGAGCTGCGCGCACTCAGTGCCAACGTCTCAGACCTGTTTCACTTCGATGACTACTACTGGAGCAGCACGCAGTACTCGCGCACCAGCGCCTGGTGCCAGGACTTCGAGCTCGGCAGCAGCTACGACCTCGGCAAGGTCAACGAGCTTCGCGCTCGCCCCGTCCGCCAGATTCCACTTTCGCACTTCAATGCTTAA
- a CDS encoding YdaU family protein → MNHYPHHIGDFNNATRHLTFVERALYRELLDLYYDTEQPLNPDFDKLARRVLATSDELRKALQGLLDEFFTLQDDGWHNDRCDIELAAYLKKQEQQSLAGKASAAKRKGGKKPAPPLAGGAATGQPGQVGDGEPGATDVERTLNERTTNQNQNQNHIDDEERARTDAVVPAREAEWAAVFEEFGVQVDHTSIHDRKKFWPLANSWCTSRVTVGQMRVAVARARAEAREPISYLPSYVDRVLATASAPIKPRPGRSEPPIKTLHQGIGVHAL, encoded by the coding sequence ATGAATCACTACCCGCACCACATTGGTGACTTCAACAATGCAACCCGGCATTTAACGTTCGTTGAACGGGCGTTGTACCGGGAACTGCTGGATTTGTATTACGACACCGAGCAGCCGCTGAACCCGGACTTTGACAAGCTGGCGCGCCGTGTGCTGGCAACGTCTGATGAGCTGCGCAAGGCTCTGCAAGGGCTGCTTGATGAGTTCTTCACCCTGCAGGATGACGGCTGGCATAACGACCGCTGTGATATCGAGTTGGCCGCGTACCTGAAAAAACAGGAGCAGCAATCGCTTGCTGGTAAAGCGTCTGCGGCTAAACGCAAGGGCGGCAAGAAGCCTGCGCCACCTCTGGCTGGTGGTGCTGCTACTGGTCAACCGGGCCAAGTTGGTGACGGTGAACCCGGTGCAACGGACGTTGAACGGACGTTGAACGAACGTACAACCAACCAGAACCAGAACCAGAACCATATCGATGATGAAGAAAGGGCGCGCACGGATGCCGTGGTGCCTGCTCGTGAAGCCGAATGGGCAGCGGTGTTTGAAGAGTTTGGCGTGCAGGTCGACCACACCAGCATCCACGACCGCAAGAAGTTCTGGCCGCTGGCCAACAGCTGGTGCACCAGTCGCGTGACGGTGGGGCAGATGCGGGTGGCTGTGGCCCGTGCCCGCGCCGAGGCGCGTGAGCCGATCTCGTACCTGCCGTCCTACGTTGATCGCGTGTTGGCGACTGCCTCGGCACCGATCAAGCCTCGTCCTGGCCGTAGTGAGCCACCCATCAAAACCCTCCACCAAGGCATAGGAGTGCATGCGCTGTGA
- a CDS encoding phage regulatory CII family protein — translation MGSTFAIGAGFGYGVSAADSDIARGMCLQDAARLISDRFKGGVPALAEAMGVSANTLQHKLNPNNKTHKLTLDEALAMQQVSGMPFVLHAMAAAMAHSCMPEVPDQSGGNAVEAFMRFQQGLGEFTAAVADSLLDGDATSRNEFRRVQARAGDLMALVGYMVAVVAQRVPEVRDEA, via the coding sequence ATGGGCTCTACTTTCGCAATCGGGGCAGGTTTTGGCTATGGCGTTTCAGCGGCTGATTCCGACATTGCACGCGGCATGTGCCTGCAGGATGCGGCACGACTGATTTCCGATCGCTTCAAGGGCGGGGTGCCGGCACTGGCCGAGGCCATGGGCGTATCTGCCAACACGCTGCAGCACAAGCTGAACCCGAATAACAAGACGCACAAGCTGACGCTGGATGAGGCGTTGGCGATGCAGCAGGTATCGGGGATGCCCTTTGTGCTGCATGCGATGGCGGCTGCGATGGCGCACAGCTGCATGCCAGAGGTGCCGGACCAGTCGGGCGGCAACGCGGTGGAGGCGTTCATGCGCTTTCAGCAGGGCCTGGGCGAGTTCACTGCGGCCGTGGCCGATTCGCTGCTGGATGGTGATGCGACCAGCCGCAACGAGTTCAGGCGCGTGCAGGCCCGTGCCGGCGACCTGATGGCCCTGGTGGGCTACATGGTGGCGGTGGTGGCTCAGCGGGTGCCGGAGGTGCGCGATGAGGCTTGA
- a CDS encoding DUF1566 domain-containing protein has translation MHIAHAENIHIHLPTGLTLGSPLSTFLDTASAVSPIAISEALAIHSVGHGEYWAGQGGHFICTLPAMHGLPARHLIAAAEENECTWGKGGEDVPGAASQYDGKANTAALVAHGGHPAAEWAASYEANGLKDYYLPSRLELLMCYLAAPQLFKKEGYYWSSSQSSRFNAWCQDFEDGGSDYDDKVNELRARPVRTIQL, from the coding sequence ATGCATATCGCACACGCCGAGAACATTCACATCCACCTGCCCACAGGCCTCACCCTGGGATCGCCTCTGTCGACATTTCTGGACACCGCAAGCGCAGTCTCGCCCATCGCGATCAGCGAAGCATTGGCCATTCACTCCGTGGGCCACGGCGAGTACTGGGCCGGCCAGGGCGGTCACTTCATCTGCACGCTGCCCGCAATGCACGGACTTCCAGCCCGCCACCTGATCGCGGCAGCAGAGGAGAACGAATGCACTTGGGGCAAGGGCGGCGAGGACGTGCCCGGCGCCGCCAGCCAATACGACGGCAAGGCCAACACCGCAGCCCTTGTCGCGCACGGCGGTCACCCTGCCGCCGAATGGGCTGCCAGCTATGAGGCGAACGGACTCAAGGACTACTACCTGCCCAGTCGCCTCGAGCTGCTGATGTGCTACCTGGCCGCCCCCCAGCTCTTCAAGAAAGAAGGCTACTACTGGAGCAGCTCGCAGTCCTCGCGCTTCAACGCCTGGTGCCAGGACTTCGAGGACGGCGGCAGCGACTACGACGACAAGGTCAACGAGCTTCGCGCTCGCCCCGTCCGCACGATTCAACTTTAA
- a CDS encoding Mor transcription activator family protein, with protein sequence MNKNEPQSKAVIDTAKSGEPDPDFVPDLVDRMFEYLVELVPEIQRSETGLERVQAALRKEFAGQEVYIPARSSVSKAEERRAVLKLWNGRNATTIARSLGISRATVYRYLKQPG encoded by the coding sequence ATGAATAAAAACGAGCCACAGTCCAAAGCTGTCATTGATACCGCCAAGAGTGGAGAGCCGGACCCAGACTTTGTGCCTGATCTTGTAGACCGCATGTTTGAGTATCTGGTGGAGTTGGTGCCCGAGATCCAGCGCAGCGAGACGGGACTGGAGAGGGTGCAGGCGGCTTTGCGCAAAGAGTTCGCAGGGCAGGAGGTCTATATCCCCGCTCGGTCCTCAGTGAGCAAAGCAGAGGAGCGCAGGGCGGTGCTCAAGCTTTGGAACGGGCGCAATGCCACCACGATTGCCCGCTCACTGGGTATCAGCAGGGCGACGGTGTACCGATACCTCAAGCAGCCTGGCTAA
- a CDS encoding IS3 family transposase (programmed frameshift), giving the protein MARHDLDFKRTVVREYLDGTGGFRVLATKHGIDRSTVRQWVDVYRWHGDDGLCRKGQGAHYSAQFKLQALKRMWREALTYRQVVALLNLRGGTGILARWERQYHEGGPEALEPQRRGRPKKMPAPKPPKPLKSSSTSVDESKALQALRKENEYLRAEVAYLKKLGCLGSGKATGNADKAQAVTELRHEYSVAQLLKAARLARSTFYYQCQVLRCGDSCAGLKAQIQGIFDKHKGRYGYRRITAHLRQAGCVINHKAVQRLMQVQGLKSLVRPKKYRAYRGPVNAQAPHLLQRQFQADAPQQKWVTDVTEFNVRGSKLYLSPVMDLYNGEIVAYEMRDKPDFQLVGNMLKKALGKLKGQTAPVLHSDQGWQYQMPAYRRHLATKGVVQSMSRKGNCLDNAAMESFFATVKTELFYMQKFTSAEHLRGELVNYIRYYNHHRIKMKLKGLSPVQYRTQAMCP; this is encoded by the exons ATGGCGAGGCATGATTTAGATTTCAAAAGGACCGTAGTCCGGGAATATTTGGATGGCACTGGTGGATTCAGAGTGCTTGCAACCAAGCATGGGATAGACCGCTCCACCGTGCGCCAATGGGTAGATGTCTATCGGTGGCATGGAGATGATGGTCTGTGCCGCAAAGGACAGGGCGCGCACTACAGCGCTCAATTCAAGCTCCAAGCACTCAAGCGCATGTGGCGTGAGGCCCTGACGTACCGACAGGTAGTCGCTTTACTCAATCTGCGCGGCGGCACAGGCATCCTTGCCAGGTGGGAGCGTCAGTATCATGAGGGCGGCCCAGAGGCGCTTGAACCCCAGCGCCGTGGCCGCCCCAAGAAGATGCCCGCCCCCAAACCTCCCAAGCCACTCAAGTCTTCGTCCACATCCGTAGACGAGTCCAAAGCGCTGCAAGCACTGCGCAAAGAAAACGAATACCTGCGCGCGGAGGTGGCGTACCTAAAAAAATTGG GATGCCTTGGTTCGGGCAAAGCAACAGGCAATGCTGACAAAGCGCAAGCCGTGACTGAACTGAGGCATGAATACTCTGTGGCGCAATTGCTCAAGGCTGCAAGGCTGGCTCGCAGCACGTTCTATTACCAGTGCCAGGTGCTTCGCTGCGGTGACTCCTGTGCGGGCCTAAAGGCCCAGATCCAAGGCATCTTCGACAAGCACAAGGGGCGGTATGGCTATCGCCGCATCACAGCGCATCTGCGCCAAGCGGGATGCGTCATCAATCACAAAGCCGTCCAGCGCTTGATGCAGGTGCAAGGTTTGAAGTCTCTGGTCAGACCCAAGAAGTACCGTGCCTACCGAGGCCCAGTCAATGCTCAGGCGCCTCATCTGCTGCAGCGCCAATTCCAGGCGGATGCGCCGCAGCAGAAGTGGGTGACGGATGTGACGGAGTTCAATGTTCGTGGCAGCAAGCTTTACCTGTCGCCGGTCATGGACCTGTACAACGGCGAGATCGTGGCCTATGAGATGCGTGACAAGCCAGACTTCCAACTGGTGGGCAACATGCTGAAAAAGGCGCTTGGCAAACTCAAAGGCCAGACTGCGCCTGTGCTGCATTCCGATCAGGGATGGCAATACCAGATGCCGGCCTATCGCCGCCACCTGGCCACCAAAGGTGTGGTCCAAAGCATGTCACGCAAGGGCAATTGCCTGGACAACGCTGCGATGGAGAGCTTCTTTGCGACAGTGAAGACGGAGTTGTTTTACATGCAGAAGTTCACAAGCGCCGAGCATCTGCGCGGTGAGTTGGTGAACTACATCCGTTACTACAACCATCATCGAATCAAGATGAAGTTAAAAGGCCTGAGCCCGGTGCAATACCGAACTCAGGCCATGTGCCCGTAA
- a CDS encoding LexA family protein, giving the protein MQSVDVTRRENLSLLIKEAGSQAALSEVIGKAPAQISQWLNASANSRTGKPRVMSNAIAREIEEKTGKPTGWMDQPASSTDLSIPGGSNVELELPQGVRRVPVISWIQAGIWTEIVNTFAPGDADDWLITSDRVSDKSFVLKIRGNSMEPDFKEGDTVVIDPSVTPRPGSFVAARNGREEATFKKYRPRSIDIVGNEIFELVPLNEDYPTMRSDETPISIIGTMVEHRRYFR; this is encoded by the coding sequence ATGCAATCTGTAGACGTCACCCGCCGAGAAAATCTGAGCCTTCTCATCAAGGAAGCCGGCAGCCAGGCCGCACTTTCAGAAGTAATCGGGAAGGCACCAGCTCAGATCAGCCAATGGCTGAATGCCTCTGCCAACTCCCGCACCGGCAAGCCCAGAGTGATGAGCAACGCTATTGCCCGCGAGATAGAAGAGAAAACTGGAAAGCCCACAGGCTGGATGGATCAGCCCGCATCAAGCACAGACCTATCAATCCCTGGCGGCTCGAATGTTGAGCTTGAGCTACCGCAAGGGGTGCGACGGGTTCCAGTCATCTCCTGGATACAGGCCGGCATCTGGACGGAAATCGTTAACACCTTTGCACCAGGCGATGCGGACGATTGGCTGATAACCAGCGACAGAGTTTCGGACAAGTCTTTCGTCCTGAAGATTCGCGGCAACTCCATGGAGCCAGACTTCAAAGAAGGCGACACGGTAGTCATTGACCCGAGCGTTACACCCCGCCCCGGTTCGTTCGTAGCCGCAAGAAATGGCCGCGAAGAGGCAACCTTTAAAAAGTACCGCCCTCGATCAATCGACATAGTCGGAAATGAGATCTTTGAACTCGTCCCTCTCAACGAAGACTACCCAACCATGCGATCAGACGAAACACCAATCTCGATCATCGGGACCATGGTCGAGCACCGCAGGTACTTTAGATAG
- a CDS encoding phage terminase large subunit family protein, translating into MSAPLSVEAVEAMKKAVELGLSSLRAEPPQSLSEWAAEHFKLAGESSHQKGGWFAWPFQIGVLDFMSDDRIKDLAVKKSKRVGYSKMITAFICYNIAHRRRKQALWQPTDDDRDSFVKSEIEPLLDPKTGVPSVLAARKRDTRVEETIKYKPFRDSVLHLLGGKAARAYRRITVAVAILDEWTAFDQTVGGTKDKNSGSPGSLAKGRLEGAAYPKFVGGSTPGIKGLCHVSRACEDSEDEVDYLIECPHCSLEHPLRWGGKDVRHGFKWDEGKPETVRHVCPHCLESISQADYLPGGWPLVGAWVCRRSGKRYGADCVWRDAAGEVCRPPSTLGVHIWAAYSPQRAWSDIVDEFLKACRALEEGDAGPMTTFTNETLGEAWELRGEGADDHVLQARAEKYSLGTVPVGGLVLSTGVDVQRTWWQINVWAWARGMESWLVDRILIEGNPAVDADWAPVTAFLRRRYKQAWHGGSLGTSAISIDSSDQTHAVYNYVRTHQHLLPNLRAIKGDTNDNRPILGPASMKDIDWRGSKVKHGVKLWLVGVDNAKDLLLGQLAIPKPGPGYVHFSQDLPREYYEQLTAEQRVLSKSTAKDGYKWVKKRPRNEDLDCRNYAIHAAMTLGLHKYTDVRWAQVEQMVQPPRDLFSPPELPVSVGPDSEPDASALLAAVPAVAADGDAEVESTPAEAIEAADPLPQVVHVVQPPAQPAAAVPSVRPAPARRHATARRPGGFSRSW; encoded by the coding sequence ATGAGTGCACCTCTGAGCGTGGAGGCCGTAGAGGCCATGAAAAAGGCGGTTGAGCTCGGCCTATCGAGTCTCAGGGCTGAGCCTCCCCAGTCCCTGAGCGAATGGGCAGCCGAGCACTTCAAGCTGGCAGGCGAGTCAAGCCACCAGAAGGGCGGATGGTTTGCTTGGCCTTTTCAGATCGGCGTGCTGGATTTCATGAGCGATGACCGGATCAAAGATCTGGCGGTGAAGAAAAGTAAGCGCGTAGGCTATTCGAAGATGATTACCGCGTTCATTTGTTACAACATTGCTCACCGTCGGCGTAAGCAGGCGTTGTGGCAGCCCACGGACGATGACCGGGACAGCTTTGTCAAATCAGAAATTGAGCCGCTGCTAGACCCAAAAACAGGTGTCCCCTCCGTTCTTGCAGCTCGCAAGCGTGATACCCGAGTTGAAGAAACCATCAAGTACAAGCCGTTTCGAGACAGCGTTTTGCACCTTCTGGGTGGCAAGGCGGCTCGTGCCTATCGTCGTATCACTGTGGCCGTGGCAATCCTCGATGAGTGGACGGCATTCGACCAGACCGTAGGCGGCACCAAGGACAAGAACTCGGGCTCTCCCGGATCTCTTGCAAAGGGGCGTCTTGAGGGGGCCGCTTACCCGAAGTTTGTGGGGGGCAGCACCCCTGGCATCAAAGGCTTGTGCCACGTCAGCCGTGCTTGTGAGGATTCCGAGGATGAGGTGGATTACCTCATCGAGTGCCCGCATTGCAGTCTTGAGCACCCGCTGCGCTGGGGCGGCAAGGATGTGCGTCACGGCTTCAAGTGGGATGAGGGGAAGCCCGAGACGGTCCGCCATGTGTGCCCGCACTGCCTCGAATCGATATCACAGGCTGATTACTTGCCTGGGGGCTGGCCGCTGGTCGGTGCCTGGGTGTGCCGAAGGTCAGGCAAGCGTTACGGCGCGGATTGTGTCTGGCGTGATGCAGCGGGTGAGGTATGCCGCCCGCCCAGCACGCTCGGCGTACATATCTGGGCAGCCTACAGCCCGCAGCGTGCGTGGTCAGACATTGTTGATGAATTCCTGAAGGCGTGCCGTGCCCTGGAAGAAGGTGATGCAGGGCCTATGACCACCTTCACCAATGAGACTTTGGGCGAGGCCTGGGAACTCCGTGGTGAGGGTGCAGACGATCATGTGTTGCAAGCGCGTGCAGAGAAATACTCCTTGGGCACTGTGCCCGTGGGTGGCCTGGTCCTTAGTACGGGTGTCGACGTGCAGCGTACATGGTGGCAGATCAATGTGTGGGCGTGGGCGCGAGGCATGGAGAGCTGGCTCGTTGATCGCATCCTCATTGAAGGCAATCCAGCTGTTGATGCTGATTGGGCGCCTGTCACTGCTTTCCTGAGGCGCCGCTACAAACAGGCATGGCATGGCGGCTCGCTGGGCACTAGTGCCATCAGCATTGACTCATCTGACCAGACGCACGCCGTCTATAACTACGTGCGGACCCATCAGCACTTGCTGCCCAATCTGCGTGCAATCAAGGGTGATACCAACGACAACCGGCCCATCCTCGGGCCGGCCAGCATGAAGGATATTGACTGGCGGGGCTCGAAGGTCAAGCACGGCGTCAAGCTCTGGCTTGTTGGTGTGGATAACGCCAAGGATTTGTTGCTCGGGCAGTTGGCCATCCCGAAGCCTGGTCCTGGCTATGTCCACTTCAGTCAGGACTTGCCGCGCGAATACTACGAGCAGTTGACTGCCGAGCAGCGGGTTTTGTCTAAATCCACTGCAAAGGATGGCTACAAGTGGGTCAAAAAGCGTCCTCGAAATGAGGATCTCGATTGCCGAAACTATGCCATCCATGCGGCGATGACTCTGGGCCTGCACAAGTACACAGACGTTCGCTGGGCGCAGGTTGAGCAGATGGTGCAGCCGCCACGGGATCTATTCAGTCCGCCAGAGCTGCCTGTTTCGGTTGGGCCTGATTCAGAGCCCGACGCATCAGCGCTGCTTGCTGCGGTGCCTGCCGTTGCTGCTGACGGTGATGCTGAGGTTGAATCCACGCCAGCCGAAGCCATAGAGGCTGCAGATCCGCTGCCTCAAGTAGTTCATGTGGTTCAGCCTCCTGCTCAGCCCGCTGCGGCCGTGCCATCGGTGCGTCCCGCACCGGCCCGCCGTCATGCTACCGCGCGCCGCCCTGGTGGCTTTTCTCGCTCTTGGTGA
- a CDS encoding DUF7673 family protein, with product MIDSNITYPALTYTEHDPLRVLAYFFILADGHSHGAARAAAGMLLSFYNGHRFQFDLTDLRVLDERHLQMALVLMKFDAHIRREVHEHLNLMYGRTDFGTRFEHIAHKWRMKGKCKRDHLTPIERIVLADPFKD from the coding sequence ATGATTGATAGCAACATCACCTACCCCGCGCTCACCTACACCGAGCACGACCCTCTCCGAGTTTTGGCCTATTTCTTCATCCTGGCCGACGGTCACAGCCATGGCGCCGCAAGGGCAGCAGCAGGCATGCTGCTGAGCTTCTACAACGGCCACCGCTTCCAGTTTGATCTGACGGATCTGCGCGTACTTGACGAGAGGCACCTGCAGATGGCCTTGGTGCTCATGAAGTTCGACGCTCACATACGGCGAGAGGTGCACGAACACCTCAACCTAATGTATGGCCGCACCGACTTTGGCACGCGCTTTGAGCACATCGCTCACAAGTGGCGCATGAAGGGCAAATGCAAACGCGATCACCTCACCCCTATCGAACGCATCGTCCTGGCAGACCCATTTAAGGACTGA
- a CDS encoding four helix bundle protein, with product MALTTDLDIYKQASGLLSLAIDVQAQIPRAFRASMGCRIADECVELLVLIGRANAARTGPARAAHIDALLERLEVARFLLRAAHDHKQRLISTSLWTRSIAISDSISKQAHGWLKSARQRP from the coding sequence ATGGCACTGACCACTGATCTTGATATCTACAAGCAAGCCAGCGGACTGCTTTCGCTGGCCATCGACGTGCAGGCACAAATCCCCCGAGCCTTTCGAGCCTCGATGGGATGCCGAATCGCTGATGAATGTGTTGAACTGCTGGTTCTCATTGGCCGAGCCAATGCCGCACGCACGGGCCCCGCCCGTGCCGCACACATCGACGCATTGCTTGAGCGGCTGGAAGTCGCCCGCTTTCTGCTGCGTGCTGCACATGACCACAAGCAACGGCTGATCAGCACGTCGCTATGGACTCGCAGCATCGCCATCAGCGACAGCATCAGCAAGCAGGCTCACGGATGGCTAAAGTCAGCGCGCCAGCGCCCATGA
- a CDS encoding DUF1566 domain-containing protein, which translates to MNTIQLPAIGCFIVSQGGYLGAIMRGPAADGSQDYALIVPAATGAEIEAIAWTPEYVKIEGADSKTDGVANTAAMTAAGLELAKRITELDLHGFKDWHLPATHELRALYLNVPELFSKDGWYWSSTQYSRSLAWCQDFECGLSSFSGKDLELRARPVRQIPLSHFNS; encoded by the coding sequence ATGAACACCATCCAACTGCCAGCCATCGGCTGCTTCATCGTCAGCCAAGGCGGCTACCTGGGCGCCATCATGCGCGGCCCTGCCGCTGACGGCAGCCAGGACTACGCACTGATCGTGCCGGCTGCTACAGGCGCTGAAATCGAGGCTATCGCCTGGACTCCCGAGTACGTGAAGATCGAAGGCGCCGATAGCAAGACTGACGGCGTTGCCAACACAGCCGCCATGACTGCAGCTGGTCTGGAGCTGGCAAAGCGCATCACTGAGCTGGATCTGCACGGCTTTAAGGACTGGCATCTGCCCGCCACCCATGAACTGCGCGCCCTCTACCTCAATGTGCCGGAGCTTTTCTCCAAGGATGGCTGGTACTGGAGCAGCACGCAGTACTCGCGCAGCCTCGCCTGGTGCCAGGACTTCGAGTGCGGCCTCAGCAGCTTCAGCGGCAAGGACCTCGAGCTTCGCGCTCGCCCCGTCCGCCAGATTCCACTTTCCCACTTCAACTCTTGA
- a CDS encoding phage head-tail joining protein: MSTPQELQARLARLNAAIHSGERSITTEDGASVTYRDYKEMLAARRDLEIQIAAAVSSRRPTAVVARFRNATLRRG, translated from the coding sequence ATGAGCACGCCCCAAGAACTTCAAGCGCGTCTAGCACGCCTCAATGCCGCCATCCATAGTGGTGAGCGCTCCATTACTACCGAGGACGGTGCCTCCGTCACCTATCGGGACTACAAGGAGATGCTGGCAGCTCGCCGCGATCTGGAGATCCAGATTGCAGCGGCTGTCTCTTCTCGGCGCCCGACGGCGGTCGTGGCCCGCTTTCGCAACGCAACCTTGCGCCGAGGTTAA